One Candidatus Binatia bacterium DNA segment encodes these proteins:
- the argB gene encoding acetylglutamate kinase, whose amino-acid sequence MDQATIIQNAEILLEALPYIKRFAGKTIVIKYGGNAMIADDLQQAFAEDLVLLKYVGIHPVVVHGGGPQINRMLEELAIESRFVGGMRVTDPPTMRVVEMVLAGEINARIVTNIQQAGGRAAGFSGKDGGLLQAQRLRHAAGDLGQVGEITAVDPGLIRAMEGNDFIPVIAPVGSSQDGESLNINADTAAGRIAEALGAEKFLLLTDVEGILDRNRQLITSLNADQAAELIEDGTIEGGMLPKIACCLQALRGGVSQVHILDGRIKHALLLELFTDSGVGTAVHLPATDGAEP is encoded by the coding sequence AAGCGCTTCCCTATATCAAGCGGTTCGCAGGCAAGACGATCGTCATCAAATACGGCGGCAACGCGATGATTGCCGACGACCTCCAACAGGCCTTCGCCGAGGATCTGGTTCTCCTCAAATACGTGGGCATTCATCCTGTCGTGGTGCATGGCGGCGGACCGCAAATCAATCGGATGTTGGAGGAACTCGCGATCGAATCTCGCTTCGTTGGAGGAATGCGCGTGACCGACCCACCCACGATGCGTGTGGTCGAGATGGTTCTTGCTGGCGAAATCAACGCTCGAATCGTGACCAATATCCAGCAAGCCGGCGGCCGAGCCGCCGGCTTCTCGGGCAAGGACGGCGGCCTTTTGCAGGCGCAACGACTGCGTCATGCGGCCGGAGATCTGGGTCAGGTGGGCGAGATCACGGCAGTCGATCCGGGATTGATCCGAGCGATGGAAGGAAATGACTTCATCCCGGTCATTGCGCCGGTCGGCAGCAGCCAGGATGGGGAGAGCCTGAACATCAACGCCGATACGGCTGCGGGGCGGATCGCCGAGGCGCTTGGCGCCGAGAAGTTCCTGCTGCTGACCGATGTCGAGGGTATCCTCGATCGAAACCGTCAGCTGATCACCTCGCTGAATGCCGATCAGGCCGCTGAGTTGATTGAGGATGGCACGATCGAGGGCGGCATGCTGCCCAAGATCGCTTGTTGCCTGCAGGCTTTGCGGGGCGGAGTCTCGCAAGTCCATATCCTCGACGGTCGAATCAAACACGCCCTTTTGCTCGAGCTTTTCACTGACTCGGGGGTCGGAACAGCCGTACATCTGCCGGCAACCGACGGAGCCGAGCCTTGA
- a CDS encoding argininosuccinate synthase, translating to MKKKIDKIVLAYSGGLDTSVILGWLREEYGAEVVAYCADVGQGEELDPVREKAVAAGACDVFIEDLTDEFVADYVFPMLRANASYEDGYLLGTSIARPIIAKRHAEIARETGAQAVAHGATGKGNDQVRFELTFAALAPELEIIAPWRDWSFEGREDLIRYAEERSISIPVSREKPYSCDRNLLHLSFEGGVLEDPWQEPYEDMFIMTRNPEEAPDQAAYVEIDFESGDAVAVDGERLAPAALLRKLNELGGDHGVGRIDIVENRYVGMKSRGVYETPGGTILVAAHKAVESLTLDREAMHLRDSLVPRYASMIYDGFWFAPEREMLQAAMDECQKPVNGTARMKLYKGQVSTVGRKAPRSLYDPDIASFDEAGGYRQADATGFISLAGLRLRTRARSGWKPE from the coding sequence ATGAAAAAGAAAATCGATAAGATCGTGCTTGCCTACTCGGGAGGCCTCGATACGTCCGTAATTCTCGGGTGGTTGCGCGAGGAGTACGGCGCAGAGGTCGTGGCCTATTGCGCCGATGTCGGACAGGGAGAAGAACTCGATCCCGTCCGCGAAAAAGCCGTCGCCGCGGGTGCGTGCGACGTTTTCATCGAAGACCTCACCGACGAATTTGTGGCAGATTATGTCTTCCCGATGCTGCGAGCCAACGCCAGCTACGAAGATGGCTACCTGCTGGGCACATCCATTGCCCGCCCCATCATCGCCAAACGCCACGCTGAAATCGCCCGAGAAACCGGTGCGCAGGCGGTTGCCCACGGGGCAACGGGCAAGGGCAACGATCAAGTCCGTTTCGAGCTCACGTTCGCGGCCCTGGCACCCGAACTGGAAATCATCGCCCCTTGGAGAGATTGGTCCTTCGAGGGACGAGAAGATCTGATTCGGTACGCCGAGGAACGCTCGATCTCGATCCCGGTGAGTCGCGAAAAGCCATATTCCTGCGACAGGAACCTGCTGCACCTCAGCTTCGAGGGCGGCGTCCTCGAAGACCCATGGCAGGAGCCCTACGAGGATATGTTCATCATGACCCGCAACCCGGAAGAAGCTCCCGACCAAGCGGCCTACGTCGAGATCGATTTCGAGTCCGGAGACGCGGTTGCTGTCGATGGAGAACGCCTTGCGCCGGCCGCCTTGCTCCGAAAACTCAACGAGCTGGGTGGCGACCATGGCGTCGGTCGGATCGATATCGTGGAAAACCGGTATGTCGGGATGAAGAGCCGGGGTGTCTACGAAACGCCGGGCGGTACGATTCTCGTGGCCGCACACAAGGCTGTCGAATCACTGACGCTCGACCGTGAAGCCATGCACCTGCGAGACTCACTGGTCCCTCGCTATGCCAGTATGATCTACGACGGTTTCTGGTTCGCTCCCGAACGCGAAATGCTTCAGGCGGCCATGGACGAGTGCCAGAAGCCTGTGAATGGAACGGCCCGAATGAAGCTCTACAAAGGGCAGGTATCGACAGTCGGTCGCAAGGCACCACGGTCTCTCTACGACCCGGACATCGCCAGCTTCGATGAGGCGGGCGGGTACCGGCAGGCCGACGCGACAGGATTCATCTCGCTCGCAGGGCTGCGGCTTCGCACCCGTGCACGCAGCGGATGGAAGCCCGAATGA
- the argF gene encoding ornithine carbamoyltransferase has product MKRDLVSLAELSRDEIEGLLNRAAHLKGRLRDGIYDATLAGRTLAMIFEKPSLRTRVTFETGIQQLGGTAVYLAPADIQLGARETVGDIARNLSRWVDLIMARTYSHAVLEELAEASDVPVINGLTDLLHPCQVLADAQTLIERFGHLDGLKVAFIGDGNNVVNSWLNLAAKYDLDFRLACPVGYEPTSEILAHAEQQAGGKIQVTNDPLAACEGVDAVYTDVWTSMGQEEETQLRRAAFEGYQVNRKLMACAQRDALVMHCLPAHRGEEISAEVLDGPNSVVFDQAENRLHAQKAVMCWLDENRGSDR; this is encoded by the coding sequence ATGAAAAGAGATCTTGTTTCGCTCGCCGAGTTGAGCCGCGACGAAATTGAGGGACTGCTGAATCGAGCCGCCCACCTCAAGGGCCGACTCCGTGACGGCATCTATGATGCGACTCTGGCTGGTCGCACGCTTGCAATGATTTTCGAGAAACCGAGCCTCCGCACCCGGGTGACCTTCGAAACGGGTATTCAGCAGCTTGGTGGCACCGCTGTGTATTTGGCCCCCGCGGATATCCAACTCGGTGCGCGGGAGACCGTTGGGGATATCGCGCGGAATCTTTCGCGATGGGTCGACCTGATCATGGCCCGAACCTATTCCCATGCTGTGCTCGAAGAACTCGCCGAAGCCTCGGACGTACCTGTAATCAACGGACTGACCGATCTCCTGCACCCGTGTCAGGTTCTCGCCGATGCCCAGACTCTGATCGAACGCTTCGGTCATCTGGACGGTCTGAAGGTCGCTTTTATCGGGGACGGCAATAATGTGGTCAACTCCTGGCTGAACTTGGCGGCAAAATACGATCTGGATTTTCGTCTCGCCTGCCCGGTCGGCTACGAGCCCACCTCCGAGATTCTGGCCCACGCCGAACAGCAAGCCGGAGGAAAAATCCAGGTCACCAACGATCCACTAGCAGCATGCGAAGGAGTGGATGCGGTATATACCGATGTCTGGACGAGCATGGGGCAAGAGGAAGAAACCCAACTGCGGCGCGCGGCCTTCGAAGGATATCAGGTCAACCGTAAACTGATGGCTTGCGCACAGCGTGATGCGTTGGTCATGCATTGCCTACCCGCCCATCGGGGAGAAGAGATCTCGGCCGAGGTACTCGACGGACCGAACTCGGTCGTGTTTGATCAGGCAGAGAACCGCTTGCATGCGCAAAAAGCCGTGATGTGCTGGCTTGACGAAAACCGCGGCTCTGACCGCTGA
- the argH gene encoding argininosuccinate lyase, producing MTKRKQPGKAWAGRFEEGTDPLVEAFTVSLESDLRMADQDIRGSIAHTNALERCRILTAREAGTLRAGLRKVAKEIRDGKFRAKPADEDVHMAVERRLTELVGPVGGKVHTGRSRNDQVATDFRLWLREEIDATRDSIDQLIRSLTRRAQLDIDVVIPGYTHLQRAQPVLLAHHWLAYVEMLLRDRERLDDCRRRTNILPLGAGALAGAGFPINREAVARELGFDSVSRNSLDAVSDRDFAAEYLATASLIAIHLSRLSEELVLWSSEEFGFIGLPDAFATGSSMMPQKKNPDVAELIRGRTGRVIGSLQSLLVTLKGLPLAYNRDLQEDKPPVFDTADLLRPALNVLARMLPRLRTNDARMAQAAGGFSLATELADYLVEKGQPFREAHEVVGRIVGFCVLENRTLESLSAADLAGFSPLLGAPARKRLRVESALARRKLTGGTARSNIERRLAELEADGLAGSKSR from the coding sequence ATGACCAAACGCAAGCAACCGGGCAAGGCTTGGGCCGGAAGATTCGAGGAGGGCACCGATCCTCTTGTGGAAGCTTTCACGGTCAGCCTGGAATCCGACCTGCGCATGGCAGACCAGGACATACGAGGCTCCATCGCTCATACGAATGCGCTCGAACGCTGCCGGATCCTGACCGCTCGCGAGGCGGGAACTCTCCGGGCCGGGCTCCGAAAAGTCGCAAAGGAAATTCGCGACGGCAAATTCAGAGCAAAACCTGCGGACGAAGATGTCCATATGGCGGTCGAACGCCGGCTCACCGAACTGGTAGGCCCCGTCGGCGGAAAGGTGCATACAGGCCGCAGTCGCAATGATCAGGTCGCCACAGATTTTCGCCTTTGGCTCCGCGAAGAAATCGACGCGACACGAGACTCGATCGACCAGCTGATTCGTTCGCTGACGCGTCGGGCACAGCTCGATATTGACGTCGTCATTCCAGGCTACACCCACCTGCAGCGCGCGCAGCCAGTCCTGCTCGCGCACCATTGGCTCGCCTACGTCGAGATGCTCCTGCGCGATCGCGAGCGACTCGACGACTGCCGCAGACGAACCAATATTCTCCCTCTTGGAGCCGGCGCACTCGCCGGTGCCGGATTTCCCATTAACCGGGAAGCCGTTGCGCGCGAATTGGGGTTCGATTCCGTATCACGGAACTCCCTGGACGCAGTGTCTGATCGCGACTTTGCCGCGGAGTATCTGGCGACAGCATCCCTGATCGCGATTCATCTTTCACGCTTGAGCGAGGAGCTAGTGCTCTGGTCGTCAGAAGAGTTCGGTTTCATCGGCCTTCCCGACGCGTTCGCCACCGGAAGCTCCATGATGCCGCAGAAAAAAAACCCGGATGTCGCCGAGTTGATTCGGGGCCGAACCGGACGCGTTATCGGATCGCTGCAATCTCTACTGGTCACTCTCAAGGGACTGCCCCTCGCCTACAACCGCGATTTACAGGAAGACAAACCGCCAGTCTTCGACACCGCAGACCTGCTCAGACCCGCGCTCAACGTGCTGGCGCGGATGCTCCCCCGATTGCGCACAAATGACGCGCGTATGGCGCAAGCTGCGGGTGGGTTTTCGCTCGCGACAGAACTCGCCGATTACCTGGTGGAGAAAGGCCAGCCCTTCCGCGAAGCTCACGAAGTCGTCGGTCGAATCGTCGGTTTTTGCGTGCTCGAGAATCGCACCCTCGAGAGCCTGAGCGCAGCCGATCTGGCAGGCTTCTCACCTCTCCTCGGAGCCCCCGCGCGGAAGCGACTACGAGTCGAAAGTGCACTCGCACGGCGCAAGCTCACGGGAGGCACGGCTCGATCGAATATCGAACGGCGTCTCGCAGAGCTGGAGGCCGACGGCCTTGCCGGCTCGAAAAGTCGATGA
- a CDS encoding aspartate aminotransferase family protein: protein MSGIEHGVPATTRDVVENNGMNLLPVYGREEIVFVSGQGTQLITADGQRVLDFFSSILCTNLGHCHPAVTEAIQHQAATLVHISNLHHSLPQTSLALMLVEHSFGERVFLCNSGAEANEAAIKLARRRGNANGGRHEIITALGSFHGRTMATIAATGQEKVRVGYEPNLEGFRYAPFGDLEAMQAQISKRTAAILVEPIQGEGGIIVPPPGYLQGLRDLCDSEDLLLIFDEVQTGCGRTGRLFAYEHSDVVPDVMALAKGIANGMPAGAICAGPRASEAFDLGAHGSTFGGNCVTNAAAVATLGVLTDGKTLPRAVAAGQRLRAGLETIAANHPETAVEVRGAGLMLGVEIESAGTAREIAQAALAQGLLINVTGNGVLRIAPPLTVSDAEIDEGLAILEGVFRP, encoded by the coding sequence TTGAGCGGCATCGAGCACGGTGTGCCGGCAACCACGCGAGACGTCGTGGAAAACAACGGCATGAACCTTCTCCCCGTATATGGCCGCGAAGAAATCGTTTTCGTTTCAGGTCAGGGCACGCAACTCATCACGGCAGACGGGCAAAGAGTTCTGGATTTTTTCTCCAGTATCCTGTGCACCAATCTGGGGCATTGTCATCCTGCCGTCACCGAGGCCATCCAGCACCAGGCGGCCACGCTGGTCCATATTTCGAACCTGCACCACAGCCTGCCCCAAACCTCGCTCGCCCTCATGCTCGTCGAGCACTCTTTCGGCGAGAGAGTTTTCCTTTGCAACAGCGGTGCCGAAGCGAACGAAGCAGCGATCAAATTGGCGCGTCGTCGCGGCAACGCCAATGGCGGCCGACATGAGATCATCACCGCACTTGGCTCCTTCCACGGGCGGACAATGGCAACCATTGCTGCGACGGGACAGGAGAAAGTCCGCGTCGGATACGAACCGAACCTCGAAGGCTTTCGCTATGCTCCCTTCGGCGATCTGGAGGCGATGCAGGCACAAATCTCCAAGCGGACGGCCGCTATCCTGGTGGAGCCAATCCAGGGTGAAGGTGGCATCATCGTACCGCCCCCCGGCTACTTACAGGGCCTGCGTGACCTCTGCGACTCCGAGGACCTCCTGCTGATCTTCGATGAAGTTCAAACTGGTTGCGGGCGCACAGGGCGTCTTTTCGCCTATGAGCATTCGGACGTCGTCCCCGATGTGATGGCACTGGCAAAAGGCATCGCAAACGGCATGCCTGCAGGCGCGATCTGCGCGGGACCGCGCGCATCGGAGGCCTTCGACCTCGGTGCGCACGGAAGTACGTTCGGTGGTAATTGCGTCACCAACGCCGCCGCCGTCGCTACCCTCGGCGTGCTGACCGACGGAAAAACGCTGCCCCGCGCGGTCGCCGCCGGGCAAAGGCTGAGGGCGGGCCTGGAAACAATTGCCGCCAACCATCCCGAGACCGCAGTCGAGGTGCGCGGAGCCGGACTCATGCTCGGCGTCGAAATCGAGAGCGCCGGCACCGCAAGGGAAATCGCACAAGCTGCGCTCGCGCAGGGACTGTTGATTAATGTGACGGGGAACGGCGTGCTGCGTATTGCCCCACCCCTGACAGTATCCGATGCCGAGATCGACGAGGGGCTCGCCATTCTCGAAGGAGTATTCCGCCCATGA